In Numidum massiliense, a single genomic region encodes these proteins:
- the frr gene encoding ribosome recycling factor: protein MASSVKNEAKEQMTKAVQALKKELASLRAGRATPALLDKVFVDYYGAMTPINQLANVSAPEARLLLIQPWDKSALANIEKALQKSELGLTPNNDGNVIRINIPALTEERRAELVKVIKKAGEETKVSIRGFRRDANDELKKMEKAGDISEDEGRRHQEEIQKLTDQFVKQIDETVADKEKEVMTV, encoded by the coding sequence ATGGCAAGTAGTGTAAAAAATGAAGCGAAAGAACAGATGACAAAAGCCGTACAAGCGTTAAAAAAAGAATTGGCTTCACTTCGCGCCGGCCGTGCGACACCGGCGTTACTCGATAAAGTGTTCGTCGACTACTACGGGGCGATGACGCCAATCAACCAACTGGCGAATGTGTCCGCACCGGAAGCGCGGCTGCTCCTCATACAACCGTGGGACAAGTCGGCGCTAGCGAATATCGAAAAAGCGTTGCAAAAGTCGGAGCTAGGTTTGACGCCGAACAACGACGGAAACGTCATCCGCATCAACATCCCAGCACTTACCGAAGAGCGGCGCGCCGAATTAGTTAAAGTGATAAAAAAAGCGGGCGAAGAAACAAAAGTGTCGATCCGCGGTTTTCGCCGCGATGCGAATGATGAACTGAAAAAAATGGAAAAAGCTGGTGACATTTCGGAAGACGAGGGTCGCCGTCACCAAGAAGAGATTCAGAAGCTTACCGACCAATTCGTCAAACAAATTGACGAAACAGTTGCCGATAAGGAAAAAGAAGTGATGACTGTTTGA
- a CDS encoding phosphatidate cytidylyltransferase, with translation MWQRIVTGAIGGAGFLAVLYVGGNLYLAAIVLLATIALREICEMVRISSLRVESLLATVYLWLLLFSMVKPKLLPAVTPFAATVGFIFVGLLWTVFSRNRATFHTIGYLLTGALYVGIGFAFMAQTRFLTDGFVITLLILFSTWASDSGALFIGKAWGKRKLAPVVSPNKTIAGSLGAIASAMVVGTVFWLIVRGPYTLSYTLFLSAVISVFGQLGDLIESALKRTNDVKDSGRILPGHGGVLDRFDSLIYSFIFLYLFQLIG, from the coding sequence ATGTGGCAGCGAATTGTAACTGGAGCGATTGGAGGGGCCGGCTTTCTCGCGGTCCTATACGTAGGAGGCAATCTATATTTAGCAGCAATCGTCTTACTAGCGACCATTGCACTCCGCGAAATTTGTGAAATGGTGCGTATATCCTCCCTGCGCGTCGAAAGCCTCCTTGCCACCGTCTACCTTTGGTTGCTTTTATTCAGTATGGTAAAACCGAAGCTTCTTCCGGCCGTGACTCCGTTTGCCGCAACTGTCGGATTCATTTTCGTCGGTTTACTGTGGACAGTATTTAGTCGTAACCGGGCGACGTTTCATACGATCGGCTATTTACTCACCGGCGCGCTGTACGTCGGGATCGGGTTCGCTTTTATGGCCCAAACGCGGTTTTTAACGGACGGCTTTGTGATCACCTTATTAATTTTGTTCAGCACGTGGGCGAGCGACAGTGGTGCCTTGTTTATCGGAAAAGCGTGGGGAAAGCGGAAGCTGGCCCCTGTCGTTAGTCCAAACAAGACGATTGCGGGATCACTCGGTGCCATTGCTTCGGCGATGGTCGTTGGCACCGTGTTTTGGCTCATCGTCCGTGGGCCGTACACCCTTTCGTATACGCTTTTTTTGTCCGCGGTCATTTCGGTCTTCGGTCAACTGGGCGATTTGATCGAATCAGCGCTGAAGCGAACGAACGATGTGAAGGACTCAGGGCGCATTTTGCCGGGGCACGGGGGTGTACTCGATCGGTTCGACAGCTTAATTTACAGCTTTATTTTCCTGTATTTGTTTCAATTAATCGGTTAA
- the pyrH gene encoding UMP kinase, whose translation MGLPKYERIVLKLSGEALAGRQDTSIDPSVISAIAEEIKELVDMKVEVAIVVGGGNIWRGMAGSARGMDRATADYMGMLATVMNSLALQDALEKTGVPTRVQTSIEMRQVAEPYIRRRAIRHLEKGRVVIFAAGTGNPYFSTDTTAALRAAEIEANVILMAKNNVDGVYSADPTLDPDAVKYDTLTYLDVLNQGLGVMDSTASSLCMDNDIPLIVFNISTRDNIKRVVCGEDIGTVVRGNV comes from the coding sequence ATGGGCCTACCGAAATATGAGCGGATTGTTCTTAAATTAAGCGGGGAAGCCTTAGCTGGACGGCAAGATACGAGCATTGATCCGTCCGTCATATCCGCCATTGCCGAGGAGATTAAAGAACTCGTCGACATGAAAGTCGAAGTGGCCATCGTCGTCGGCGGGGGGAACATTTGGCGCGGCATGGCCGGTAGCGCCAGAGGGATGGACCGGGCGACGGCTGACTACATGGGGATGCTAGCGACAGTAATGAACTCACTCGCCTTGCAGGATGCGTTGGAAAAAACAGGTGTCCCTACCCGTGTACAAACGTCGATCGAAATGCGCCAAGTAGCGGAGCCTTACATTCGGCGCCGCGCGATTCGCCATTTGGAGAAAGGTCGTGTCGTCATTTTTGCCGCTGGCACGGGGAATCCGTATTTTTCTACCGATACGACGGCGGCACTGCGTGCGGCAGAAATTGAAGCGAATGTCATTTTGATGGCGAAAAACAACGTCGACGGGGTATACTCGGCTGACCCGACACTCGACCCCGATGCCGTTAAATACGACACACTGACGTATTTAGACGTTTTAAACCAGGGGTTGGGCGTCATGGATTCAACGGCCTCATCGTTATGTATGGACAACGACATTCCACTCATCGTGTTCAATATTTCAACGAGAGATAACATTAAGCGCGTCGTATGCGGCGAAGATATCGGTACTGTCGTAAGGGGGAATGTTTAA
- a CDS encoding PolC-type DNA polymerase III, with protein MSVLEDKKERFNMLVQRANLPEEILRDLRHAYIEKVEVKKESKTWTFHFRFPQLLPQKTYRQFTAGVKNCLRHVATVDIVVCYECEIELHTLVEEYWGDFVTQIDTVSVYAANLLKNSERRVRGDELTLLFRAPSAVEIARAKKIDELVQRYFSHIAGKHVTVHLALQEMAVDEQERFESQKRDEEQQLIEEALKQRDSAPENSPSEQVVTKVVIGHGIREEPVPIQTIVEEERRIALQGEVFRVETRELRSGRTLLMFNLTDYTDSLQIKLFARDREETAMVQQLKDGMWVKVRGSVQHDTFARELVMIANDIEQIEPLIEARIDTATEKRVEWHVHTTMSAMDGLCAPAKLVERAAEWGHQAIGISDHGVVQAFPEAYNAAKKHGIKVLYGLEANVVRDGVPIVLNPESRSLKEAEYVVFDVETTGLSVVHHTIIELAGVKMRGGEVIDRFESFVNPHGPIPPKIQELTNITDDMVHDAPELANVVRDFAAFVGDSVLVAHNARFDMGFLHAACEKVGVPTLENPVLDTLELARFLYPKMRNHRLNTLAANFKVTLDNHHRAVDDSEATGHILFHMLKEAEAKDIANLDQFNDFVGLDLKNSRPFHCNIYAKNETGKKNLYKLVSLSHTEFFYRVPCIPRSKLEEYREGLVVFSGCEKGELFETVLNKSYAEAEEVAKFYDVLEIQPSDINLHLVDKQLVASEDVLRQANETIVRIGKKLGKPVVATGNVHYLDPLEKRYRDVLIHGITGFSPLKNMRKPDAHLRTTEEMLEAFAYLGEEEAYEVVIGAPNRLAEQFDELQIIPDKLYTPTIEGADEEIRRMSYTRARDIYGDPLPDIVEKRLEKELNSIITHGFAVIYLISQKLVQKSLDDGYLVGSRGSVGSSFVATMLNITEVNPLAPHYICPSCKHTEWFTKGEIASGFDLSAKACPECGTAMIGEGQDIPFETFLGFKGDKVPDIDLNFSGEYQPVAHDYTKELFGEDHVFRAGTIGTVADKTAFGFVKKYAEEFGHTWRNAEVSRLATGCTGAKRTTGQHPGGIIVVPSDLEIYDFCPIQYPADDTESRWRTTHYDFHSIHDNLLKLDILGHDDPTVIRMLQDLTDVDPKQLPLNDDKVMALFASTESLGVTPEQIGSKTGTLGIPEFGTRFVRQMLEDTKPKTFAELVQISGLSHGTDVWLNNAQDLVRSGTAVLAEVISTRDDIMTYLIHQGLEASLSFKIMESVRKGRGLQDEWIDVMKAHGVPDWYIDSCLKIKYMFPKAHAAAYVLMAVRIAYFKVYYPIQFYATYFSVRADDFDLATAVKGYEAIHGQIEQIEKKGLDASPKEKSLMTVMELAREMTARGLSFANVDLYRSDARRFIVDGDELLPPFSAVAGVGVQAAQNIVKAREEGEFLSIEDLQKRSRVSRTVVETLQQHGCLEGMPESNQLSLF; from the coding sequence ATGAGTGTGCTTGAGGACAAAAAAGAACGATTTAACATGTTAGTACAGAGGGCAAACCTCCCTGAGGAAATTCTGCGCGACCTGCGGCACGCTTATATTGAGAAAGTTGAAGTGAAAAAAGAGAGCAAGACGTGGACGTTTCACTTCCGCTTCCCGCAGCTACTCCCGCAAAAAACGTACCGCCAGTTCACTGCGGGTGTGAAAAACTGCTTGCGCCACGTAGCCACTGTCGACATCGTCGTTTGCTACGAGTGTGAGATTGAGCTACATACATTAGTTGAAGAGTACTGGGGCGATTTCGTCACCCAGATCGATACAGTGTCTGTATATGCCGCTAATCTACTAAAAAATAGTGAGCGGCGCGTACGCGGTGACGAGCTGACGCTGTTGTTTCGTGCACCTTCCGCCGTCGAGATCGCGCGTGCCAAAAAAATAGACGAACTCGTGCAGCGTTACTTTTCGCACATTGCCGGTAAGCACGTGACGGTTCATTTGGCGTTACAAGAGATGGCAGTAGACGAACAGGAGCGGTTTGAATCGCAAAAGCGGGACGAAGAACAACAGCTAATCGAAGAAGCGCTGAAGCAACGTGACAGTGCCCCGGAAAACAGTCCGTCTGAACAAGTTGTAACGAAAGTCGTCATCGGCCATGGCATTCGCGAGGAACCGGTGCCGATTCAGACAATCGTCGAGGAAGAGCGGCGCATCGCCTTGCAAGGAGAAGTGTTTCGCGTCGAAACGCGCGAACTGAGGAGTGGCCGGACGCTACTCATGTTTAACTTAACCGATTATACCGATTCACTGCAAATTAAGCTATTTGCGCGCGATAGAGAAGAGACAGCGATGGTACAGCAACTGAAAGACGGGATGTGGGTGAAAGTGCGCGGCAGCGTGCAACACGACACGTTTGCGCGCGAGCTCGTCATGATCGCGAACGACATTGAACAGATTGAACCGTTGATCGAAGCGCGCATCGATACAGCGACTGAGAAACGCGTCGAATGGCACGTGCACACGACGATGAGCGCGATGGATGGCCTGTGTGCGCCAGCAAAACTGGTCGAACGCGCCGCCGAGTGGGGGCACCAGGCAATCGGCATTAGCGACCACGGCGTCGTACAGGCGTTTCCGGAAGCGTACAACGCTGCCAAAAAACACGGGATTAAAGTGCTGTACGGCCTGGAAGCAAACGTCGTGCGCGACGGGGTGCCCATCGTGCTGAACCCGGAATCGCGTTCGCTAAAAGAGGCGGAATACGTCGTGTTCGACGTCGAAACGACGGGCCTGTCGGTTGTGCACCACACGATTATTGAATTGGCCGGGGTGAAAATGCGCGGTGGCGAAGTGATCGACCGCTTCGAATCGTTTGTCAACCCACACGGCCCGATTCCGCCGAAGATTCAGGAACTGACGAACATTACCGACGACATGGTGCACGATGCACCGGAACTCGCAAACGTCGTTCGAGACTTTGCCGCCTTCGTCGGCGACAGTGTCCTCGTGGCGCACAATGCCCGCTTCGACATGGGCTTTTTGCACGCTGCGTGCGAGAAGGTCGGTGTGCCGACCTTGGAAAATCCGGTTCTCGATACGCTAGAGCTGGCGCGCTTTCTTTACCCGAAGATGCGCAACCACCGTTTGAACACGTTAGCTGCCAATTTTAAAGTGACCTTGGACAACCACCACCGGGCAGTCGACGATTCGGAAGCGACGGGGCACATCCTGTTTCACATGTTGAAAGAGGCCGAGGCGAAAGATATTGCGAATCTCGATCAGTTCAACGATTTCGTCGGCTTAGATTTGAAGAACTCGCGCCCGTTTCACTGCAACATTTACGCCAAAAACGAGACGGGTAAGAAAAACTTGTACAAGCTCGTCTCCTTGTCGCATACGGAATTTTTCTATCGCGTGCCGTGCATTCCGCGTAGCAAACTAGAGGAGTACCGGGAAGGACTCGTCGTTTTTTCTGGTTGCGAAAAAGGAGAACTTTTTGAAACAGTGCTCAATAAAAGTTATGCTGAGGCGGAAGAGGTCGCGAAATTTTACGACGTGTTGGAAATTCAGCCGAGCGACATTAACTTGCACTTAGTGGACAAGCAACTCGTCGCGAGTGAAGACGTCTTGCGTCAGGCGAACGAGACGATTGTGCGTATAGGAAAAAAATTAGGGAAGCCTGTCGTGGCGACGGGTAACGTGCACTATCTCGACCCGCTGGAAAAACGGTATCGCGACGTGCTCATCCACGGCATTACCGGATTTAGTCCGCTAAAAAATATGCGCAAACCGGATGCCCATTTGCGTACGACGGAAGAGATGCTCGAAGCGTTCGCCTATCTCGGCGAGGAAGAAGCCTACGAAGTCGTCATCGGCGCCCCAAACCGATTGGCGGAACAGTTCGACGAGCTTCAAATTATTCCGGATAAACTGTATACGCCGACGATCGAAGGTGCGGATGAAGAAATTCGCCGCATGAGTTACACGCGCGCCCGCGACATTTACGGGGATCCGCTCCCGGACATCGTCGAGAAGCGGCTAGAAAAAGAGTTGAACAGCATCATTACACACGGTTTTGCTGTCATCTACTTGATCTCGCAAAAACTGGTGCAAAAGTCGCTAGACGACGGTTACCTCGTCGGGAGTCGCGGTTCGGTCGGTTCGTCGTTCGTGGCGACGATGCTGAACATTACCGAGGTCAACCCGCTCGCGCCGCACTACATTTGCCCGAGTTGCAAGCATACGGAATGGTTCACAAAAGGGGAAATCGCCAGTGGCTTCGATTTATCTGCGAAGGCGTGTCCCGAGTGCGGGACGGCGATGATCGGTGAAGGACAAGACATTCCGTTTGAAACGTTTCTCGGCTTTAAAGGGGATAAAGTGCCGGATATCGACCTGAACTTCTCCGGCGAATACCAGCCGGTCGCCCACGATTACACGAAAGAGTTGTTCGGGGAAGACCACGTCTTCCGTGCCGGGACGATCGGGACCGTCGCCGACAAAACCGCCTTCGGCTTTGTCAAAAAATACGCGGAAGAGTTCGGTCACACGTGGCGCAATGCGGAAGTGAGTCGCCTCGCAACCGGCTGTACCGGGGCCAAGCGGACGACGGGACAACATCCGGGGGGCATTATCGTCGTGCCGAGCGATCTAGAAATATACGATTTCTGCCCGATTCAATATCCGGCCGACGACACGGAATCGCGCTGGCGCACGACCCATTACGACTTTCACTCCATTCACGACAACTTACTGAAACTGGACATTCTCGGACACGATGATCCGACGGTCATCCGCATGCTGCAAGATTTAACCGACGTCGATCCGAAGCAACTGCCGCTGAACGACGACAAAGTGATGGCGCTGTTCGCGTCGACGGAGAGCCTCGGCGTGACCCCGGAACAAATCGGCTCGAAGACGGGGACCCTCGGCATCCCGGAATTCGGCACGCGCTTTGTACGACAAATGTTAGAAGATACGAAGCCAAAGACATTTGCTGAACTCGTGCAAATATCGGGGTTGTCGCATGGTACGGACGTGTGGCTCAACAACGCGCAAGACCTCGTGCGCTCCGGTACGGCCGTGTTAGCGGAAGTAATCTCGACGCGGGACGACATTATGACCTACTTAATTCATCAAGGACTAGAGGCGAGCCTTTCCTTTAAAATTATGGAGAGCGTGCGCAAAGGGCGCGGACTACAAGATGAGTGGATCGACGTCATGAAAGCGCACGGCGTCCCCGACTGGTACATCGATTCGTGTTTAAAGATTAAATACATGTTCCCGAAGGCGCACGCCGCAGCTTACGTGCTGATGGCCGTACGCATCGCCTATTTCAAAGTGTACTACCCGATCCAGTTTTACGCGACGTACTTCAGCGTGCGCGCCGACGATTTCGACCTCGCCACAGCCGTCAAAGGTTATGAGGCGATTCATGGACAAATCGAGCAGATTGAGAAAAAAGGCCTCGACGCGAGCCCGAAAGAGAAGAGCCTCATGACTGTGATGGAGTTAGCGCGGGAGATGACGGCGCGCGGCCTGTCGTTTGCGAACGTCGATCTGTACCGCTCCGACGCCCGGCGCTTTATCGTCGACGGCGACGAGCTGTTACCGCCCTTTTCCGCTGTAGCTGGCGTCGGTGTGCAAGCGGCTCAGAACATCGTCAAGGCGCGGGAAGAAGGGGAGTTTCTCTCGATCGAAGACTTGCAGAAACGCAGTCGCGTGTCGCGCACCGTGGTCGAAACGTTGCAGCAGCACGGCTGCCTAGAGGGGATGCCCGAATCAAACCAGCTGTCACTGTTTTAA
- the tsf gene encoding translation elongation factor Ts, protein MAISAAQVKELREKTGAGMMDCKRALQEADGNMDKASEILRKKGLAAADKKAGRVAAEGLVESYIHAGGKIGVLLEVNCETDFVAKTDDFKAFVRDVAMHIAATNPSYVRREEVPADVVDKERAFLREQALEEGKPAHIVDKMIEGRLDKYFKDICLLEQPFVKDSDKTVEQLVKEKIAKIGENISIRRFVRFELGEGIEKKEESFADEVMAQVKGS, encoded by the coding sequence ATGGCAATTTCGGCAGCACAGGTCAAAGAATTGCGAGAAAAAACGGGTGCTGGCATGATGGACTGCAAGCGGGCACTACAAGAAGCTGACGGGAACATGGACAAAGCGAGTGAGATTTTGCGTAAAAAAGGTCTCGCCGCTGCAGATAAAAAAGCTGGACGCGTCGCTGCAGAAGGTTTAGTCGAGTCATACATACACGCGGGCGGGAAAATCGGCGTATTACTCGAGGTTAACTGTGAAACGGACTTTGTCGCGAAGACGGACGACTTTAAGGCGTTTGTACGCGACGTGGCGATGCACATTGCCGCAACGAACCCGTCGTACGTTCGCCGTGAGGAAGTGCCGGCAGACGTCGTAGACAAGGAGCGTGCCTTCTTGCGGGAACAAGCGTTGGAAGAAGGGAAACCAGCGCACATCGTCGACAAAATGATCGAAGGCCGCTTAGATAAATACTTTAAAGATATTTGTCTCTTGGAACAACCGTTTGTGAAGGATAGTGACAAAACAGTCGAGCAGTTAGTAAAGGAAAAAATTGCTAAAATTGGCGAAAATATTTCCATTCGACGCTTTGTCCGCTTTGAACTTGGCGAAGGGATCGAAAAGAAGGAAGAAAGCTTCGCCGATGAAGTGATGGCTCAAGTTAAAGGCTCTTAA
- a CDS encoding 1-deoxy-D-xylulose-5-phosphate reductoisomerase, with amino-acid sequence MPKSIALLGSTGSIGKNTLNVIAAHPEKFQLSSFAAGKNVALAVEQALKFRPRFVSLATKEGAEEARQALPAEIDVVWGKDGLETVAQDAEADTVVAAVVGSIGLRATLAAIAAGKTVALANKESLVAGGELVMRAARKKGVPIVPIDSEHSAIFQCLNGEKRAQVSRLILTASGGAFRDFDRSELHNVTVEQALAHPNWAMGQKLTVDSATMMNKGLEVLEAYWLFDIPFEQIDVVLHRESIIHSMVEFVDSSVIAQLGTPDMRIPIQYALTYPERLPAPYGERLDLAQMGTLHFIALDFERYPCVKMAYDAGKAGGTMPAVMNAANEVAVDQFLQGNIPFLGIEQIVARVMEAHTPQPVEELEALEEVDARARAAARDIMMNTFA; translated from the coding sequence ATGCCAAAATCAATCGCACTCCTCGGATCTACAGGTTCAATCGGAAAAAATACTCTAAACGTGATCGCCGCTCACCCCGAAAAATTTCAGTTGTCGTCCTTCGCAGCCGGCAAAAACGTCGCCCTAGCCGTCGAACAGGCACTCAAATTTAGGCCGCGCTTCGTCTCCCTCGCCACGAAGGAGGGGGCGGAAGAGGCGCGGCAAGCTCTTCCTGCGGAGATTGACGTTGTGTGGGGAAAAGATGGACTGGAAACGGTGGCCCAAGATGCTGAGGCCGATACAGTGGTGGCCGCAGTCGTCGGTAGCATTGGCCTAAGGGCAACACTCGCCGCCATTGCCGCTGGCAAAACGGTTGCGCTAGCGAACAAAGAATCCCTCGTCGCCGGCGGCGAGCTCGTCATGCGCGCGGCGCGGAAGAAAGGCGTACCGATTGTGCCGATCGACAGCGAACATTCGGCGATTTTTCAATGTCTAAACGGAGAAAAGCGCGCCCAAGTGTCCCGCCTCATCTTAACGGCGTCAGGTGGCGCGTTTCGCGACTTTGACCGCTCAGAGTTACATAACGTGACAGTCGAACAGGCTCTCGCCCACCCCAACTGGGCGATGGGGCAAAAACTGACTGTCGACTCGGCGACGATGATGAACAAAGGGTTGGAAGTGTTAGAGGCGTACTGGCTGTTTGATATCCCCTTCGAACAAATTGACGTCGTCCTCCACCGCGAAAGTATCATCCACTCCATGGTCGAGTTTGTCGACAGTTCTGTGATCGCACAACTCGGTACACCCGATATGCGCATTCCGATTCAATATGCGCTCACTTATCCCGAGCGGTTGCCGGCGCCTTACGGCGAACGATTGGATCTGGCGCAGATGGGCACACTACACTTCATAGCGCTTGACTTCGAGCGCTATCCATGTGTAAAAATGGCCTACGACGCTGGAAAAGCCGGCGGTACGATGCCAGCTGTCATGAACGCGGCGAACGAAGTGGCGGTTGACCAGTTTTTACAAGGGAACATTCCGTTTTTAGGGATTGAGCAAATCGTGGCCCGCGTGATGGAGGCACACACGCCGCAACCAGTCGAAGAGCTGGAGGCGTTAGAAGAAGTCGACGCCAGAGCTCGCGCCGCAGCCCGCGACATAATGATGAACACATTTGCCTAA
- the rseP gene encoding RIP metalloprotease RseP, with translation MQTLLAFIIVFGTIVIIHELGHFVFAKRAGILVREFAIGFGPKLFSHKKGETLYSVRVLPLGGYVRMAGEDPEISDVKTGKEVALRQNERGEVTHILLNPELAGGNAARGRVMDIDLERDLYVLLADEDGGETRYAVAREAVVVTERGAMQIAPLDRQFSAKSVGARALTLFGGPLFNIVLAVILFIAYFAIVGVPDYVKFGEISKDSPAAAAGLKTGDRVLAVDDKKVESGADFTTFIQERGGEAISLKLERNGQAFTTNVTPKYEEEHEKYIIGVIPEEVNKPADVVTAFKMGFVHPYNMTLAIFDGFRIMLTGQAQLNDLTGPVGIANFTGKIAATGFANSLQWTGFLSLYLGIFNLLPVPALDGSRLLFVGIEAVRGKPIDPQKEGMVHLIGFALLMMLMLVVTYNDIMRLIS, from the coding sequence ATGCAAACACTGCTCGCGTTTATTATCGTGTTTGGAACGATCGTGATTATTCACGAACTGGGCCACTTCGTCTTTGCGAAACGCGCTGGCATCTTAGTGCGCGAATTCGCCATCGGCTTTGGACCGAAGTTGTTTTCCCATAAGAAAGGGGAGACGCTCTATTCGGTACGCGTGTTGCCGTTAGGCGGTTATGTGCGCATGGCCGGGGAAGATCCGGAAATCAGTGATGTAAAAACGGGAAAAGAAGTCGCACTGCGGCAAAATGAACGCGGCGAGGTCACCCACATACTGTTAAACCCGGAGCTCGCAGGTGGTAATGCGGCACGGGGTCGCGTCATGGACATTGACCTAGAACGCGACCTGTACGTGTTGTTAGCGGACGAAGACGGCGGGGAGACGCGGTATGCCGTCGCACGGGAAGCGGTTGTCGTCACCGAGCGCGGCGCAATGCAAATCGCCCCGCTCGATCGGCAATTTTCAGCGAAATCGGTTGGGGCGCGTGCCCTTACCTTGTTTGGGGGTCCGCTGTTTAACATCGTGTTAGCTGTCATCTTGTTTATTGCCTATTTCGCCATCGTCGGTGTACCGGATTACGTCAAGTTCGGCGAAATTAGTAAAGATAGCCCCGCGGCGGCGGCCGGCTTAAAAACAGGAGACCGCGTACTCGCTGTAGACGATAAAAAAGTCGAGAGTGGCGCGGACTTTACGACGTTTATCCAGGAACGCGGCGGGGAGGCGATCTCGCTAAAACTGGAGCGTAACGGGCAGGCGTTTACGACGAACGTGACGCCGAAGTACGAAGAGGAGCACGAGAAGTACATTATCGGGGTCATCCCGGAAGAAGTGAACAAACCGGCGGACGTCGTAACTGCGTTTAAGATGGGATTTGTCCACCCGTACAACATGACATTGGCGATCTTTGACGGCTTTCGGATCATGTTGACCGGACAAGCACAGTTGAACGATTTAACTGGTCCAGTCGGTATCGCCAACTTTACAGGTAAAATTGCGGCGACGGGTTTTGCCAATTCGCTGCAGTGGACAGGCTTTTTAAGTTTGTATTTAGGGATCTTTAACTTACTGCCCGTCCCAGCGCTCGACGGTAGCCGCCTCTTGTTCGTCGGCATTGAAGCGGTACGCGGCAAACCGATTGACCCACAAAAAGAAGGCATGGTTCACTTAATCGGGTTTGCGCTTTTAATGATGTTGATGCTCGTCGTCACGTATAATGACATTATGCGCTTGATTTCGTAG
- a CDS encoding isoprenyl transferase — protein MIHKLKQLFSSPNKKSRQKIALNPELIPRHVAIIMDGNGRWAKKRGLPRVAGHREGMKTVRRITRVADELGIEVLTLYAFSTENWKRPAEEVSYLMKLPVDFLATELPELIERNVQVRSMGSEEGLPEHTIRAVHKFKSETAHNTGMILNFALNYGSRSELVQAVKKIAARVETGELKGEHITEQLVGEQLLSHALPDPDLLIRTSGEIRLSNFMLWQMAYAELWFTDILWPDFNEQSFRQAILAYQQRSRRYGSI, from the coding sequence ATGATTCATAAATTGAAACAACTTTTCTCGTCTCCGAATAAGAAAAGCCGGCAAAAAATTGCACTCAATCCTGAACTGATCCCACGTCACGTCGCGATTATTATGGACGGAAACGGGAGATGGGCGAAAAAGCGAGGGCTCCCGCGCGTCGCGGGACATCGAGAAGGAATGAAGACGGTCAGGCGAATCACCCGAGTTGCGGACGAGTTAGGAATCGAAGTGTTAACGTTATACGCTTTTTCTACGGAAAACTGGAAGCGGCCCGCTGAAGAAGTGTCCTATTTGATGAAATTACCCGTCGATTTTTTAGCGACCGAACTTCCCGAGTTAATCGAACGCAACGTACAGGTGCGATCGATGGGGTCGGAAGAGGGACTGCCGGAACATACGATACGCGCGGTGCATAAATTTAAAAGTGAAACAGCACATAATACCGGCATGATTCTAAATTTCGCCCTCAACTACGGCAGTCGGTCTGAATTAGTTCAGGCAGTAAAAAAAATTGCCGCGCGAGTCGAGACAGGTGAGCTAAAGGGAGAACATATTACCGAGCAACTCGTTGGCGAACAGCTGCTCAGTCACGCGCTCCCCGATCCGGATTTACTCATTCGCACGAGTGGGGAAATCCGCCTCAGCAATTTCATGTTATGGCAAATGGCGTACGCAGAATTGTGGTTTACGGATATTTTGTGGCCGGATTTTAACGAGCAGTCGTTCAGGCAAGCGATTTTAGCATATCAGCAGCGGTCGCGGCGGTACGGTTCGATTTAG